In Osmerus mordax isolate fOsmMor3 chromosome 27, fOsmMor3.pri, whole genome shotgun sequence, the sequence AGAGAATCAATATTGCTTATGAAGTTGTCTGCCAGAATGCAGATCTTCAATGACTTGCAGCATTCAATGTTTTCTACATCCCTTAAAAGTAAATGATTCAATCTGACTACAACTATATGCTGAATATcagtttccctctcttcctgattCAAACCTTGCCCATGGCTCAATATAAAGGATTCTGAGCATGTCACCAGGTAAGCTTTCTGGGCATGAACTGAATTCATGTCTTGTTATTTGGAAAGAGTCTTCACATTTTCTCTATGGAAAAGGCAATTCACAAATTGATTACTACAAAATATACTGTAAATAAAAATTAACATCTTCATTTCAAGAGATTCGAAAAGACAGAAGAAAATATCATTCTGTCCGAATTAGAAAAATTAGTGACCTTATACTCACGTGGAAGCTGTCCTAATGATTACAAGCGTGttgttgtcatgactacaagtcACGTTCACTAAATCGTGTATTCTCATAATTATTCTTAAAAATTGATTAATCTTACAGGTAGTTTATTTAACAGCAATTTACAATTTACTTTCTAGTTACACGTTCGCTATATTGTAAAATATGATACAATATCACTTCTGAACTAATTGGCTACACTCGTTCAATGGAACGATCCCATTTAATCATGTGACTAAACCCGGAAGTGTCTGAGGACAAGGAACTGGCAGCACAGACAAGTTAACAAGAGTCAGTGCTACATTTGTACTTTAAGGTGAAAGTGTTTAGAAAGTCTGGGAAACTAATGTATGTACATGTTAGGGATATAGAGCAATTCTGAGGCAGGAAAATGAATGAACTAAAGAGTCAAAAATTGCAAAATGCAACAAAAGAAAAACGGAGAAAATTCAATGCATTACGTGGTAAGTCCTAAGCTACTATACAAACCTGCCGAAATAcaacgtgtttttttttgtttttcaacttAGTTAAAACTTATGTACTTACAGGGAAAGAAGTGCAAAATGGAGAATTTTGGGATCTGGTGGTGATAACGTCTATGGATGAGCATCAGAAAGCAGCATATGAGCTTCAGATAACTGGTAAACTTGGAAGAAAAGAGCTGCCACTTGGCACACAATATCACGTGTTCTCAGATCCTCCTGGATCTAAAATAGGTGAGCAAATGTGATAAACCTTTCCTACAGGGGCGAATCTAGGTTCccacttttgggggggggggggggggggggctaagccCATAGATAAAACCTAttattgttctctcacatatatattattattatttttattattctttttgcccccctaaaactcagtcaatatttggcctacataaacaacctaggtgtcaaaggtttcatcttggtagcgattgagttgcttctattgggatttacgttacgttgcatggtttaggctcaagttaagtttttgtggcgaaaagtgaagctaacggtggctaatttgctagccacagtcactgacattactaacgtcactacgtcactaacgtcacaaaaacacgcgtgactacctgtagcagaacattcgtttcgcatctgttaacttgggggatagctaggctaactatagctttactgcaaggcagctgcagaaacgccacaagcaaagaggccagggtgactatttactcattttactttgtgatgtgaaacacaattgtgaaatgtaatgtacaatattagctgatattattaaggaagtaggcccacatctactttcggaaacggtagtctactatttcactgaagcattagcatgacattagcctctgttgcccgggcaacacatactacagtggtctatgatgcatctgttttcaatcgttaaaataaacattcctcacaaatacattttcgttgtaggatttattatgacattacattacaagtaaacgctttgttggtgaaattataaatccctgtggtttcaaaccagtgttgctcactgcaacgctgtagcctacgcgagacacactacaaaaacatctactgtacacagctgtttaggaagtcaaacagcgacagaacatgttcggcactccccttacttaaatcaaaagtctttcaataggtgaaactatctgactactaacctgaacttcattgccacagcctaaactttgtcaatctgttcatgaaaataataaacctaaactgtacaacggaacgttaaatcgaattcaaccaacgcaatcgctaccaagacgaacacagcagtagtctagtactgtactgtagtagtagaatttaccggggcagcttctccacaaagagctatatcgcattttgcgttgttactgacaatgattgctaccagtgagctttttatgaatgagcgattttccactaaataaatgtcaagcttatttacgttttggggggcatattttcagttagcagatggtactgtttgaatcgcgattccatcttctacctgccggtaacgtcgtagaataatcttcaaagggggttctttgttaatgaCTGAATGCatcgagtaggctaaatgcttgaaaatatcacgagaagggaaaaacttaaaaggacgtttaagtctgccaaatgtattcgttttgattcaacgatgaggctgcctcttgcaggggaaatgagaagacatctatttcattctacacttcactcgtatttttagttgtaaatgagcagcaaaaaatatgcttttaaatctatgtaatctttataaataataagtatgcatttttatataacatatacagaaatatcagttgtaaaaatgtcattcaaaaacggacccctgtaccgacgcaaacaagcacaccctacaatttccccagaaattgtaccctctctagtttttccTGTGACCCAGCAAAactaggggggtctgggggcatGTTCCCCCAGAAGAAATTTTTGAAAATATCATTTTAAATAGTGTCCTCTAGTGGGTTTTAGGAagataattcttttttttttaatgatttttttGGGTGGGGGCTAATGAAACTTTTGGGGGGGCTCCCCCAAAAATAGGGCTAGATACGCCCATGCTTTCATAAATAGCTAAAATTACTGCATCAAGTGTTGTGTAAACTAAGTGATTGAATGATTATTCCTAGGAAATGGAGGTTCAACCCTGTACTCACTCATGCAGTTGGATGAGATGTATGGGAAGGCTCTTGGCAGCTTTAGGGTGATACTGATCCATGCTGGTAAAGCTTTTTGTCATAATAATATTTTACTTACTTATTAGTGAAACATTGGCTGTTGTAAATAATTAAATACTTATAATTGTCAATAATTTGTTGCCTATATATAACCTCGGTTGTTCTCAAATTGCCTTACATTTCCCAAGGAGGTTTCAGCCAGCGTCTGCCCAATGCTAGTGCCCTGGGGAAGATCTTCACAGCACTGCCCCTGGGTGACCCACTGTACCAGATGCTAGAGCTCAAACTAGCCATGTATGTGGATTTCCCCTCACACATGAGGCCTGGTGTGTTGGTGACCTGTGCTGATGACATAGAGCTCTACAGCATAGCAGAGAACGAGAATATCAAGTTTGACAGGCCTGGCTTCACTGCTTTagcccatccctctcctctctccattggAACAACACATGGAGTGTTTGTTTTGCAGTCTAACGAGGAGTCTGCAATCTCTGAGATGCAAAACCAGTCCTGCCTCCAGTTTCTACACAAGCCCAGTATTGACAAGATGCGTGACAGTGGTGCTGTTTGCAAGAGTCACAGTGGCTGTGCATTTACAAGGGATTCTGAGTTTGTGTACACAGACAGTACATATTATGTAGACAATGCTACTACAATGGCCCTGCTTGGCTTACTGCGAGAGATAGGACCTTTAAACTGTGAGATAGATGCGTATGGGGACTTTCTTCAGGCTCTGGGCCCCGATGCTACCATTGACTATACCAACAATACCACCAACGTCACCAAATGGGAAACAAGCCTAGTCAAGATTCGCCAGACAATTTTCCACCATCTCAGGGGAACTCCACTCAATGTCATCCTCCTCAACAACTCCAAATTCTACCACATTGGCACCACCACCGAATACCTCTTTCACTTTACAGAGGACCTGAGCTTGAGAAGTGAGCTGGgccttctctcctctgccttcaGTGTTTATCCATATGAAACCTTTGATAGGCCCACAATCTGCTGTGTCATGCACAGCGTCTTAGGTCCCAGCTGCTCTGTGTCCCCGCGGTCCGTGGTAGAGTACTGTAGGCTTGAGGCCAATGTGAAGGTGGGTGAAGGCTCCATCCTCAGTGGCTGCTGGGTCAACTCAAGCCTGTCCATCCCCGAGGGGGTCTTCATGCACTCGCTGTGTGTGAACCGCGAAGGCCAGAAAGGCTTTGCTACAGTTGCCTTTGGTATTGAAGACAACCTCAAACAGAGCGTGGAAGCCCCTTCCCACATTGAGAAGCTGAGTCTGTTCGGGGTGAGTCTTGTGAAGTGTCTAGCCTGTTGGAGTCTGGATAATGAAGTCCTGCATTTCTCGGGTAGCATGTCAAGCTGTAGGCTATGGAACGCCTGTCTGTTCCCTGTGTGTCCAGACCTGCGTACTTCATTCAACATGACTCTGGAGATGGTGCAGGCACTGCTCGGGAACTCTACCATCAAGCTTCCCTCAGACACCAAACTGACATCCATGGAGGAGGCCCTTCAGTGTAAGAACCTGGAGGAGATGCTCTCCTTTAGAGAAGGACTGTACGAGGACATAATGCAGAAGAAATGTAACTGAATGTAAGGTCACAGCTGGACTTTTGTCTGTTGAGTATCATCATGTTAACTTATGATTGAGACATATTTGCGCGTAATTGATGGGATTGAGTGTGTAAGATTTTGTAAGTGAAATATAGAAATGGTTCAATTTCAACCATGTAATTATGACATACACTACATAgatacatttgacatttagtaatttgtatgtgataatgtgtgtaatttgtacagtatatatgttgGGTAACCTGAGATTAaaatataaattaaatataatttctgaaaatatgtGTATGTACTCTTTATTGTCCTTTTCAAgttcagttttcttttttttcgttACTGCATTCAACTGATGCCCTATTGTGAGTAGGGCTGTTCGCTGAGTTATGCCAACGTTTAGCTATTTCCTGACACATCAAGGCCATTATGGTATGCCGATATCCCTCCTGAATATAGAGGTTGTGTCACATTTGCACTTAAAGAACAGTCATGCCACCAAAAGGCAAAACCTGGAAAGTAAGTAACCAATGCTGTTTAAAAAAAGGCTTATATtcgtatcacacacacaaatacagagggGATCAGTTGTCATAGTTGTCTGACATTCCAATGAGAGATGTTTATTTTTAGCCCACAATCCCCCTTTATCTGGCCCTTTGCTGTTGTGACGGAGACAGGGTGTTACTGCTTTTCCACTCCTGTTCACCAAATATAGAACATTAGAAAAGAACAAGTTCAATGGGAAATTATAAATCACGACCGACTCAGACGTGTACAGGTAATAGCACGGTGTCTATGTTTGTGGATGCTTGAGTACTTTGTTATCTTTTGACTTCTATATAAGGACCTGTTAGTCCATGAGCTTTTTCTGCCATGTTTATCGAATCGTTTGCTATTGGGTATATTGACTACTTTAATTGACTTCAACATATAATATTCTGAAGCAAAGTATACAGTAACATTCAGGCATGAACAAGTGTTCATGGAAAGTGGAAACAATAGAAGCTTTACAATGGCACGTATTATACGTATTTGATAATGCATTGATGTGCAACACATTCAACATTCTGTGCTAAATGTTATGCTGGGACGTGTATAATATGTTTACACGGCTAACCTTCACCCATCCTGCCTGTGAAGATGAGTGGAAGAAGAAGGTGAGTGAGTCCTACTCTGTGATCattgagaggctggaggatgacATACATATCAAAGAAACTGAACTCACAGAGCTCAAATACGTGTTCAGGTAAGAAACTATAAACTGTCCAGGGAAGAATAGTTGTGTTTATTAGTTTGATGTTTTATATCTGCCTCTTGTCATAAATACGTTTCACTTCCACTCATCACATTTCTAAATGTAAGTTGTGGATTTTGTAACGTAAAACACATGAAAGCTAAAGAAGTTTTTCTAATTTGTCTCAGCTCTGATGAGGCTTTCCAGAAGGTGAATTTGAATTACCGTACAGAGACTGGGCTGTCCCTTCTACATCTCTGCTGCATATGTGGTGGTACGTACCAAGTTACCTTTCTAATAATAACCCTTTAGCAAAACATTACACTGTGTGTACTGCACTTTGGACCTAAGCCTTTTTGTTATATTTAGATTTAGAGGTGTGGTGCTACATTATCCCATGTATCTTAACAACCAGGAAACAAAGCTCATATCAGGACCCTCATGCTGAAGGGTCTACGTCCATCTAGACTCTCCAGGAATGGATTCACTGCCCTACACTTTGCTTCCTTTAAGGTGAGAAAGTCAAGAAGGACATTCACCTTCAGAACTGAAAGCCTTCATAATAATGTCAGACTCCGTTCAAATCAATGAATTGGTTTTAATATTCTTGTTTGACTTTTGGTAAGGTGAGCATTCTCTATCTCCCCACACGGTGGAGATAGAGCTGCATCAATAAAGCTCAATTTGTGGTGTATTGTGTCCCAACAATACTCGTGTTTCAGCCCCAGCTGTGTTCTCTCCCAGGACAATGCAGAGCTAGTGACTGCCTTACTCCATGGAGGGGCAGACATTCAGCAGGTTGGCTATGGAGCCCTCACTGCCCTGCACATAGCTACTGTAGCTGGGCACCATGAGGTGGGCACCGCCCCCTTCCAGGCACAAGAATACAATTCCATGCAGCTGTTgatgcacatttttttttttttatgtcatttAATTTTTATCACACACTTTGGGCTGTGGCTGTAATGACACTTTCACTGTTTAGGCTGTGGATATACTTCTCCAGCATGGAGCCTATGTCAATGTTCAGGATGCTGTGTTCTTTACACCCCTGCACATAGCAGCTTACTATGGCCATGAGCAGGTAAATTTGACTTTTGTCCCAATGACCTGAATTGATGAACATCACTATCTATTTGGCCCGTTTTGAAGACCATTATAAAAGCATTCAAGCACGCAAATCTCTTTTTTCAAGACCAAGACTACGGAGAGGTTTCAACCCTGCTTTAACTGTTTCAGGTGGCGAAGTTGTTGCTGAAGTTTGGAGCAGATGTGAACGTGAGTGGGGAGGTCGGAGACAGGCCGCTTCACCTGGCCGCAGCCAAGGGCTTCCTTGGCATCGTCAAACTGCTCTTGGGGGAGGGAAGCAAGACTGACGGTGAGAGTTAGGGTAGGGAAGACCAAGCCTGACATGGGGGAATCACAACTCATCACTTAATGTGATAGTATTTATAATAGTGCCTCATTGGATGTAGCAGCCAAATAACTagttccccatcctcctcttcctcctcaaacATCAAAGTGAATGCCCAGGATAATGAGGACCACGTCCCTCTGCACTTCTGTGCACGTTTTGGCCACCAGGAGGTGGTGCACTTCCTTCTGCAGAGTAACCTCGAGCTGCAGCCACACTCAGTCAACATCTATGGCGACACACCGCTCCATCTGTGAGTTGACACATTTTTATTCAACAAATGAATCGATCATTAGTCACACTGTTTGTGAGGTCAAACAGATTGGGGATTAGTTTACGTGAGTTGAGTGGGCTCTGGGGTCAATACAGTCTGAGAGGTGCAAATGTAGATAGAAGCTATCCACATGGTAGAAGATTTCTACATGGTACAGTTTGTCTCCACTGTAACTTTTATCTACTGTGCCGTCAGAGCCTGCTACAATGGCAAGTCTGAAGTGGTGAAGGAGATTGTTCAGCTGTCCGGTATGGAGAG encodes:
- the fpgt gene encoding fucose-1-phosphate guanylyltransferase; translation: MNELKSQKLQNATKEKRRKFNALRGKEVQNGEFWDLVVITSMDEHQKAAYELQITGKLGRKELPLGTQYHVFSDPPGSKIGNGGSTLYSLMQLDEMYGKALGSFRVILIHAGGFSQRLPNASALGKIFTALPLGDPLYQMLELKLAMYVDFPSHMRPGVLVTCADDIELYSIAENENIKFDRPGFTALAHPSPLSIGTTHGVFVLQSNEESAISEMQNQSCLQFLHKPSIDKMRDSGAVCKSHSGCAFTRDSEFVYTDSTYYVDNATTMALLGLLREIGPLNCEIDAYGDFLQALGPDATIDYTNNTTNVTKWETSLVKIRQTIFHHLRGTPLNVILLNNSKFYHIGTTTEYLFHFTEDLSLRSELGLLSSAFSVYPYETFDRPTICCVMHSVLGPSCSVSPRSVVEYCRLEANVKVGEGSILSGCWVNSSLSIPEGVFMHSLCVNREGQKGFATVAFGIEDNLKQSVEAPSHIEKLSLFGVSLVKCLACWSLDNEVLHFSGSMSSCRLWNACLFPVCPDLRTSFNMTLEMVQALLGNSTIKLPSDTKLTSMEEALQCKNLEEMLSFREGLYEDIMQKKCN